In Archangium violaceum, the following are encoded in one genomic region:
- a CDS encoding TlyA family RNA methyltransferase translates to MKPRKERLDVLVVERGLAESRTKAQALILAGQVVVADQRVDKPGALVPVEAELRLKGEVLPYVSRGGLKLKAAIERFGLDVRGKVAADIGASTGGFTDCLLQEGATHVHAIDVGYGQLHEKLRTDPRVRSRERVNARYLTAEDLPESVDVVVIDVSFISLTQVLPAVLPFLKPGGLLVALVKPQFEVGPDKVGKGGVVKDQAARQEAIDTVTAFVRERGLTVRGVMDSTVPGPAGNVEALLVADKS, encoded by the coding sequence GTGAAGCCGCGCAAGGAACGCCTCGACGTGCTGGTGGTGGAGCGGGGGCTGGCCGAGTCCCGGACCAAGGCCCAGGCGCTCATCCTCGCCGGGCAGGTGGTGGTGGCGGACCAGCGGGTGGACAAGCCCGGGGCGCTGGTGCCGGTGGAGGCCGAGCTGCGACTCAAGGGCGAGGTGCTGCCCTACGTGTCTCGTGGCGGGTTGAAGCTGAAGGCGGCGATCGAGCGCTTCGGCCTGGACGTGCGGGGCAAGGTGGCGGCGGACATCGGCGCCAGTACGGGAGGCTTCACCGACTGCCTGTTGCAGGAGGGGGCCACGCACGTGCACGCCATTGACGTGGGCTACGGGCAACTGCATGAGAAGCTGCGCACGGACCCGCGCGTCCGCTCGCGGGAGCGGGTCAACGCCCGCTACCTCACGGCGGAGGATCTGCCCGAGTCCGTGGACGTGGTGGTCATCGACGTGAGCTTCATCTCGCTGACGCAGGTGCTGCCGGCGGTGCTGCCCTTCCTGAAGCCGGGAGGACTGCTGGTGGCGCTGGTGAAGCCCCAGTTCGAGGTGGGGCCCGACAAGGTGGGGAAGGGCGGGGTGGTGAAGGATCAGGCGGCCCGGCAGGAGGCGATCGACACCGTGACGGCCTTCGTACGGGAGCGGGGCCTGACGGTGCGAGGGGTGATGGACTCGACGGTGCCCGGTCCCGCCGGAAACGTAGAGGCGCTGCTCGTCGCGGACAAATCGTGA
- a CDS encoding PAN domain-containing protein, whose product MALLRFLYDSHVHPLILLFLALLTPARFAAAQEPVLDASHLDNKSTTLELGIDRPGPTYASIVLPEARPELCREACFNNSPKCKSFTYIRPLNSGSHAVCYLKEGVPEPVLDSNAVSGTTQAPRNAGLISGLVETNLDRPGHDYDSFELEDARPELCREACLKSADNKCKAFTYVKPGNHKGWCYLKDAVPSPVINPWTDSGVINAEM is encoded by the coding sequence ATGGCGTTGCTCCGTTTCCTCTATGACTCCCACGTCCATCCGCTCATCCTGCTCTTCCTCGCATTGCTCACTCCGGCTCGCTTTGCCGCCGCGCAAGAGCCGGTTCTCGATGCCAGCCACCTGGACAACAAGAGTACGACCCTCGAACTGGGCATTGACCGCCCAGGCCCCACCTACGCGAGCATCGTATTGCCAGAGGCGCGACCAGAGCTGTGCCGGGAGGCCTGCTTCAACAACTCTCCGAAGTGCAAATCTTTCACGTACATCAGGCCCTTGAATTCCGGCTCTCATGCAGTGTGCTACCTCAAAGAGGGTGTTCCCGAGCCCGTACTCGACTCTAACGCCGTCTCTGGCACGACCCAGGCACCTCGCAACGCCGGGCTCATCAGTGGGTTGGTGGAGACCAACCTCGACCGTCCCGGCCATGACTACGACAGCTTTGAGTTAGAGGACGCACGGCCGGAGCTCTGCCGGGAGGCCTGCCTCAAATCAGCTGACAATAAATGCAAGGCCTTTACATACGTCAAGCCAGGCAACCACAAGGGCTGGTGCTATCTCAAGGATGCCGTCCCCTCCCCTGTCATCAACCCTTGGACTGACTCTGGCGTCATCAACGCCGAGATGTAG
- the xseA gene encoding exodeoxyribonuclease VII large subunit — protein MKKRRGTQEAPPSTPAGQGDLFGGSLAAPAPAPKRATAAAASKPPPEPPPAPAAPPAPSELKDVSEALPSLPGAPTRTAPTRTVLTVGELTQQLKATIESRFPRVLVRGEVSGFRGPNARGHLYFTLKDAEASLDVKMWASQAARLRFALRDGLAVVAEGSVDLYAPAGRYSLIAYKLEPEGEGALALAFEQLKERLAAEGLIGDNRVRPPRPLPFLPRRIGVVTSRTGAALQDFLRVLHSRHPRLSVLLCDARVQGEGSAEEVARGIERLSRTDVDVIVVTRGGGSKEDLWTFNEERVARAIFASPVPVVSAIGHEIDFSISDFVADWRAPTPSAAAERLAPVLSDLEYGLATQKVRLRRAAERQVLELRERLGSLRGQVVDPRRLLSTERLRLSDAEDAMTRVLRQVLREKREELKGHSEHLQRQRPQARLAEQKARLVQLSARLKDAVRADVADRRARAAQNRLELERVSPIARVAELRARLAHRQARLVALQKDTLASAQRHFQRLEGRLDAMSPLKVMSRGYAVAFRKQDGGVVRSIADVRPGEVLGIKFASNGAKTLQGCEEIEATVTAVKGPVDC, from the coding sequence ATGAAGAAGCGGCGAGGGACGCAAGAAGCCCCGCCGAGCACCCCCGCCGGACAGGGCGACCTCTTCGGCGGCTCGTTGGCGGCACCGGCACCGGCGCCGAAGCGGGCCACGGCGGCCGCGGCCTCCAAGCCGCCGCCCGAGCCTCCTCCCGCGCCCGCCGCGCCCCCGGCTCCCTCGGAGCTGAAGGACGTGTCCGAGGCCCTGCCGTCGCTGCCTGGCGCCCCCACGCGCACGGCACCGACGCGCACGGTGCTCACCGTGGGCGAGCTCACCCAGCAGCTCAAGGCGACGATCGAATCGCGCTTCCCGCGCGTGTTGGTGCGAGGCGAGGTGTCCGGCTTCCGGGGCCCCAACGCCCGCGGCCACCTGTACTTCACGCTCAAGGACGCGGAGGCCTCGCTCGACGTGAAGATGTGGGCCTCGCAGGCGGCGCGGCTACGCTTCGCCCTGCGCGACGGGCTGGCCGTGGTGGCCGAGGGCAGCGTGGACCTCTACGCGCCGGCCGGCCGCTACAGCCTCATCGCCTACAAGCTGGAGCCGGAGGGGGAGGGCGCGCTGGCGCTCGCCTTCGAGCAGCTCAAGGAGCGGCTCGCGGCCGAGGGGCTCATCGGCGACAACCGCGTGCGCCCTCCGCGCCCGCTGCCCTTCCTGCCCCGGCGCATCGGCGTGGTGACGAGCCGCACCGGCGCGGCCTTGCAGGACTTCCTGCGCGTGCTGCACTCGCGCCACCCGCGGCTGTCCGTGCTGCTGTGCGACGCGCGCGTGCAGGGCGAGGGCTCCGCCGAGGAGGTCGCCCGGGGCATCGAGCGTCTGTCGCGCACGGACGTGGACGTCATCGTGGTGACGCGCGGCGGCGGCTCGAAGGAGGACCTCTGGACGTTCAACGAGGAGCGGGTGGCTCGTGCCATCTTCGCCTCGCCCGTGCCGGTGGTGTCCGCCATCGGGCACGAGATCGACTTCTCCATCTCGGACTTCGTGGCGGACTGGCGCGCCCCCACCCCGAGCGCGGCGGCCGAGCGACTGGCGCCGGTGCTGAGCGACCTGGAGTACGGCCTGGCCACCCAGAAGGTGCGCCTGCGCAGGGCCGCCGAGCGTCAGGTGCTGGAGCTGCGCGAGCGTCTGGGCTCCCTGCGCGGGCAGGTGGTGGATCCGCGGCGGCTGCTGTCCACGGAGCGGCTGCGCCTGTCCGATGCCGAGGACGCGATGACGCGGGTGCTGCGTCAGGTGCTGCGGGAGAAGCGCGAGGAGCTCAAGGGTCACTCGGAGCACTTGCAGCGCCAACGTCCCCAGGCCCGGCTGGCCGAGCAGAAGGCGCGGCTGGTGCAGCTCTCCGCCCGGTTGAAGGACGCGGTGCGGGCGGACGTGGCGGACCGGCGGGCGAGGGCCGCCCAGAACCGGCTGGAGCTGGAGCGGGTCTCTCCCATCGCCCGGGTGGCGGAGCTGCGCGCCCGGCTCGCCCACCGGCAGGCCCGGCTGGTCGCCCTGCAGAAGGACACCCTGGCGTCCGCCCAGCGACACTTCCAGCGGCTGGAAGGCCGGCTGGACGCCATGAGTCCGCTCAAGGTCATGTCCCGGGGTTACGCCGTCGCCTTCCGGAAGCAGGATGGGGGGGTGGTGCGCTCCATCGCGGACGTGCGGCCCGGCGAGGTGCTCGGTATCAAGTTCGCCAGCAACGGGGCGAAGACGCTCCAGGGTTGTGAGGAAATCGAAGCGACCGTCACCGCCGTGAAGGGACCGGTGGATTGCTGA
- a CDS encoding 1-deoxy-D-xylulose-5-phosphate synthase — protein sequence MTERLLPRIQSPGDVRALPESALPHLCEELREDIIALCGRVGGHLGASLGAVELIVALHRVFHSSQDALVFDVGHQAYAHKLLTGRRERIGTLRQAGGIAPFLDPRESPHDAVAAGHASTAVSAGLGILEGRRLRGLPGHVVAVVGDGALTGGLTFEGLNNTGGTHLPLVVVLNDNQMSISANVGAIPALLRTREARAFFEGLGFTYLGPVDGHDLGALIRTLREARASTRPVVVHALTQKGRGFPPAEADAQTRGHAMGPYEWRDGKLVRSRGGQRTFSEAFASALEEAMARDARVVAVTPAMLEGSALVGLKERYPERVFDVGIAEQHAVTFCAGLAASGLRPVCAIYSTFLQRAYDQVIHDVCLPGLPVLFAVDRAGLVGADGATHQGTYDVASLRPIPGLTLMAPVTGEDVTAMLATALGLPGPSLMRFPRGTLPSLPPELHPGTGPVQGARWLKRAERARVCFITLGPLGLAALEAAAGEPGWSVLDARFVTPLDETAVLEAAACGRVVVVEEGTTHGGLGSAVLEVLAARGVMARVKLQGMPDTFVPHGDARVQRAELGLDAAGLRRAAQGLLGEGTP from the coding sequence GTGACGGAGCGGCTCCTGCCGCGAATCCAATCTCCTGGGGACGTTCGGGCGCTCCCCGAATCCGCCCTGCCTCACCTGTGTGAGGAGTTGCGCGAGGACATCATCGCCCTGTGTGGCCGCGTGGGCGGTCACCTGGGGGCCTCGCTCGGCGCGGTGGAGCTGATCGTCGCCCTGCACCGTGTCTTTCATTCGTCCCAGGACGCGCTCGTCTTCGACGTGGGCCATCAGGCCTACGCGCACAAGCTGCTGACGGGCCGGCGCGAGCGCATCGGCACCTTGCGCCAGGCCGGAGGCATCGCGCCCTTCCTGGACCCGCGCGAGAGCCCTCATGACGCGGTGGCCGCGGGCCACGCGAGCACCGCCGTCTCCGCGGGGCTGGGCATTCTCGAGGGCCGGCGTCTGCGCGGCCTGCCCGGGCACGTGGTGGCGGTGGTGGGGGATGGGGCGCTCACGGGCGGGCTCACCTTCGAGGGGCTCAACAACACCGGGGGCACGCACCTGCCGCTGGTGGTGGTGCTCAACGACAACCAGATGTCTATCTCGGCCAACGTGGGGGCGATCCCCGCGCTGCTGCGCACCCGCGAGGCCCGCGCCTTCTTCGAGGGGCTGGGCTTCACGTACCTGGGGCCGGTGGACGGGCATGACCTCGGGGCGCTCATCCGGACGCTGCGCGAGGCCCGTGCCTCCACGCGTCCGGTGGTGGTGCACGCGCTGACGCAGAAGGGCAGGGGTTTTCCGCCGGCCGAGGCGGACGCGCAGACGCGCGGCCACGCCATGGGGCCGTACGAGTGGCGGGATGGCAAGCTGGTGCGCTCGCGCGGAGGCCAGCGCACCTTCAGCGAGGCCTTCGCGTCCGCGCTGGAAGAGGCGATGGCGAGGGACGCGCGTGTGGTGGCGGTGACGCCGGCCATGCTGGAGGGCTCGGCGCTGGTGGGCCTCAAGGAGCGTTACCCCGAGCGCGTCTTCGACGTGGGCATCGCCGAGCAGCACGCCGTCACCTTCTGCGCGGGCCTGGCCGCCTCGGGGCTACGACCGGTGTGCGCCATCTATTCCACCTTCCTGCAGCGCGCGTATGACCAGGTCATCCACGACGTGTGCCTGCCGGGCCTGCCCGTGCTGTTCGCGGTGGACCGTGCCGGGCTGGTGGGCGCGGATGGCGCCACGCACCAGGGCACTTATGACGTGGCCTCGCTGCGGCCCATTCCGGGGCTCACCCTGATGGCGCCGGTGACGGGCGAGGATGTGACGGCGATGCTCGCCACGGCGCTCGGTTTGCCCGGGCCCTCGCTGATGCGCTTCCCTCGGGGAACCCTGCCGTCGCTGCCGCCGGAGCTGCACCCGGGCACGGGTCCGGTCCAGGGGGCGCGCTGGTTGAAGCGGGCCGAGCGGGCGCGGGTGTGCTTCATCACGCTGGGGCCGCTGGGGCTGGCCGCGCTGGAGGCCGCCGCCGGGGAGCCGGGCTGGAGCGTGCTAGACGCGCGCTTCGTCACCCCGCTCGACGAGACGGCGGTGCTGGAGGCCGCCGCATGCGGGCGTGTGGTGGTGGTGGAGGAGGGGACGACGCACGGCGGGCTGGGCAGCGCGGTGCTGGAGGTGCTCGCCGCGCGAGGCGTGATGGCCCGGGTGAAGCTGCAGGGGATGCCGGACACCTTCGTGCCCCATGGGGACGCGCGCGTGCAGCGAGCCGAGCTGGGCCTGGATGCCGCGGGCCTGCGGCGCGCCGCGCAGGGGCTGCTCGGGGAGGGGACGCCGTGA
- the xseB gene encoding exodeoxyribonuclease VII small subunit: MAKDSKGKAAEEVPEQYGDVVQRLEDVVARLEGGTLTLEDSLKSFEEGIKLVRRGEQLLNAAEKRIEELLNEEGQDVVVPLQAGVKPPALPSASTPAPASRGSSGASRSTPPPEDDVPF; this comes from the coding sequence GTGGCGAAGGACAGCAAGGGCAAGGCGGCGGAGGAAGTCCCCGAGCAGTACGGGGACGTGGTGCAGCGTCTCGAGGACGTGGTGGCGCGCCTGGAGGGCGGCACCCTGACCCTCGAGGATTCGCTCAAGTCGTTCGAGGAGGGCATCAAGCTGGTCCGTCGCGGCGAGCAGCTCCTCAACGCGGCGGAGAAGCGCATCGAGGAGTTGTTGAACGAGGAGGGCCAGGACGTGGTGGTGCCCCTGCAGGCGGGCGTGAAGCCGCCGGCGCTGCCCTCCGCTTCCACGCCAGCCCCGGCCTCGCGGGGGAGCTCGGGCGCATCGCGCTCCACTCCACCCCCCGAGGACGACGTGCCGTTCTAG
- a CDS encoding response regulator translates to MPKPKVTIVDDDRDTRELLSLALESEGFEVTAAANGLRLIASLQLKRPDVILMDVNMSWIDGFELCKAVKKNEQFRDIPVIFISGRGELEDKRRGLEAGAADYFVKPLDLNALINRLRALIPSPAPEVP, encoded by the coding sequence ATGCCGAAGCCCAAGGTCACCATCGTCGACGATGACCGCGATACGCGGGAGCTGCTCTCGCTCGCCCTGGAGTCCGAGGGCTTCGAGGTCACCGCCGCGGCCAATGGGCTGCGGCTGATCGCCTCCCTGCAACTCAAGCGGCCGGACGTCATCCTCATGGACGTGAACATGTCCTGGATCGACGGCTTCGAGCTGTGCAAGGCGGTGAAGAAGAACGAGCAGTTCCGGGACATCCCCGTCATCTTCATCAGCGGGCGCGGGGAGCTGGAGGACAAGCGGCGCGGGCTGGAGGCCGGCGCCGCGGATTATTTCGTGAAGCCCCTGGATCTCAACGCGCTCATCAATCGGCTGCGTGCGCTCATCCCGTCGCCCGCCCCCGAGGTGCCCTGA
- a CDS encoding polyprenyl synthetase family protein, producing MSSFDLDSYLQTQQERVENLLRARSDEMGVHVPPRLLESMRYSLLAGGKRLRPVLCLAFAEAVLKKSTVSRVVEDAACSLEFIHTYSLVHDDLPSMDDDDLRRGRPTNHKVYGEAMAILAGDSLLTDAFALVAGGPEPVRGLLCRELAVGAGSAGMVGGQVLDIAEDRPAHIDYITRMHRLKTGALIRAACRMGVLAAGGDAEELDRADTYGDAVGLAFQIADDILDVTGDASSLGKPVGADAAAGRFTFPAVLGLEESKQLAAQKVAQAIAAVQTLEPGDGPLAALARYSVERRS from the coding sequence ATGTCGTCCTTTGACCTGGATTCGTACCTGCAGACCCAGCAGGAGCGGGTGGAGAACCTGCTGCGCGCCCGCTCCGACGAGATGGGCGTCCACGTGCCGCCGCGCCTGCTGGAGTCCATGCGCTACTCGCTGCTGGCCGGAGGCAAGCGGCTGCGGCCGGTGCTGTGCCTGGCCTTCGCGGAGGCCGTGCTGAAGAAGAGCACCGTGTCGCGCGTGGTCGAGGACGCCGCGTGCTCGCTTGAGTTCATCCACACCTACTCGCTGGTGCACGACGACCTGCCGTCCATGGACGACGACGATCTGCGCCGCGGGCGGCCCACCAACCACAAGGTCTACGGCGAGGCCATGGCCATCCTGGCGGGTGACTCGCTGCTCACGGACGCCTTCGCCCTGGTGGCCGGCGGCCCCGAGCCGGTGCGCGGGCTGCTGTGCCGCGAGCTGGCCGTGGGCGCGGGCTCGGCGGGCATGGTGGGCGGCCAGGTGCTGGACATCGCCGAGGACCGTCCGGCGCACATCGACTACATCACCCGCATGCACCGGCTGAAGACGGGGGCGCTCATCCGCGCCGCGTGCCGCATGGGCGTGCTCGCCGCGGGTGGGGACGCGGAGGAGCTGGATCGCGCGGACACCTACGGGGACGCGGTGGGGCTCGCCTTCCAGATCGCCGACGACATCCTGGACGTGACGGGGGATGCCTCGTCCCTGGGCAAGCCGGTGGGGGCGGATGCCGCCGCCGGACGCTTCACCTTCCCGGCGGTGCTGGGACTGGAGGAGTCCAAGCAGCTCGCGGCGCAGAAGGTGGCCCAGGCCATCGCCGCCGTGCAGACGCTGGAGCCGGGGGATGGCCCGCTGGCGGCGCTCGCGCGCTACTCGGTGGAGCGGCGCTCGTGA